The Desulfovibrio inopinatus DSM 10711 genome includes the window GCCTTCGCGTCCGGGAGAAGATTGTTCAAATACTGTTTTCATGCCAGGCCTCCGATAAGTTCAACCATCTCGTCAATTTCTGCGCGAGTATGTTTTTCCGTACAGCAGACCAGCAGCCCGTTTTCAAGGCCCTTATAGTATCGTCCTGTAGGGAAGCCGGGAATAATGCCGCGACTCATGAGGCTCACGCAGATTTCCCGACCGCGGCCTGGGAAAAGCACAGTAAATTCATTGCCGAAAGGAGCATCGTTGAGCAAACGAACGCCTTCGAGTTCCATCAACTGCGCTGCGGCATATTGGGCATTTTCCATGGATAACAATGCCTGGCGGCGAAGGCCTTCATCGCCGAGAAGGCAGAGGTGAACCAATGTTTGCAAGGCGCACAACGCTTGGTTGGAACAAATATTCGACGTGGCCTTTTGGCGTCGAATATGTTGTTCACGCGCTTGCAGGGTGAGAACATACCCGGTCTTTCCGTCAACATCGGTCGTCCGGCCGGCAATACGGCCAGGCATTTGGCGAACAAGCTTTTTGGTGCAGGTCATAATGCCAAGATACGGTCCACCAAAGGATAATGGCAGCCCAAGGCTTTGCCCCTCAGCCACGCAGATGTCAGCGCCCATTGCTCCCGGCGTTTTTATGACCGATTGGAGAACGGGATAACCAGACATCACGGACAATGCGCCCAGCGCCTTGGCTGCATTGAAAAGCTCCGTAAAGTCCTGCACACAACCAAAGAAGTTGGGATTTTGGACGACAACGCATGCTGTTTTGTCATCAATCGCGTCAACCAAGCCTTCGAAATTCGTTCGTCCCTGAACATGCGGTACGGTGACAAGCTCAAGTTTAAGATTCTTGGTGTAGGTGCTGATAACTATTCGGTAAATTGGGTTAACGGCCTCGCTAATGACGACTTTACGGCGCTTTGTTGCACGAACAGCCATCATAATGGCTTCGTAGAGCGCCGTTCCGCCATCGTATACTCCGGCGTTGGAACATTCCATTTCAAACAGACGGGTTATGGCTGTTTGATATTCGAAAATCGCCTGGAGTGTGCCCTGTGACGATTCGGGCTGGTAGGGAGTATACGCCGTGTAAAATTCGCCTCGACTAATGAGCGCGGAGGCTGCGGCAGGACTGTCATGGTCATAGAAACCGGCTCCGAGGAAGCTGACCATGTCGATGTCATTGGCTGCAGCCAAGTTTTCCATGTGCCGCAAAACCGCCATTTCGGTCATACCGTGAGGCACATCAAAACTTTTGGGACGCATGTCTTCAGGAATTTCTGCGAACAATTCTTCAATAGAAGAGACGCC containing:
- the gcvPA gene encoding aminomethyl-transferring glycine dehydrogenase subunit GcvPA, with the protein product MPYIPHTDSEIREMLNAVGVSSIEELFAEIPEDMRPKSFDVPHGMTEMAVLRHMENLAAANDIDMVSFLGAGFYDHDSPAAASALISRGEFYTAYTPYQPESSQGTLQAIFEYQTAITRLFEMECSNAGVYDGGTALYEAIMMAVRATKRRKVVISEAVNPIYRIVISTYTKNLKLELVTVPHVQGRTNFEGLVDAIDDKTACVVVQNPNFFGCVQDFTELFNAAKALGALSVMSGYPVLQSVIKTPGAMGADICVAEGQSLGLPLSFGGPYLGIMTCTKKLVRQMPGRIAGRTTDVDGKTGYVLTLQAREQHIRRQKATSNICSNQALCALQTLVHLCLLGDEGLRRQALLSMENAQYAAAQLMELEGVRLLNDAPFGNEFTVLFPGRGREICVSLMSRGIIPGFPTGRYYKGLENGLLVCCTEKHTRAEIDEMVELIGGLA